The proteins below are encoded in one region of Halocatena salina:
- a CDS encoding CoxG family protein, with product MTVRVEQTFDVSASPETVWNFIADPEKRARAISVVDGFEETGDRTAVWQIELPLPLLNRTISVETEETDRDPPTYVRFVGRSSAVHVVGEHRLEATEDGSQLTNRFIVDGKLPGVERFFKGNLEDELRNLRDALYADLNHSG from the coding sequence ATGACCGTCCGGGTAGAGCAGACGTTTGACGTGAGCGCATCCCCCGAGACTGTATGGAATTTCATCGCCGACCCGGAAAAGCGCGCCCGGGCTATCAGCGTGGTCGACGGGTTCGAAGAAACCGGCGATAGGACTGCGGTTTGGCAGATCGAACTTCCGCTGCCGCTTCTCAATCGCACCATCTCGGTCGAAACCGAAGAAACGGACCGTGATCCTCCTACCTACGTCCGATTCGTCGGCCGTTCCTCCGCTGTCCACGTCGTGGGTGAGCATCGTCTCGAAGCCACTGAGGACGGCTCACAACTTACCAACCGGTTCATCGTCGACGGCAAGCTCCCCGGCGTCGAACGCTTTTTCAAAGGTAATCTCGAGGACGAGCTACGCAACCTCCGAGACGCGCTGTACGCTGATCTGAATCACTCTGGGTAA
- a CDS encoding DUF7123 family protein gives MGTLNDEDQRILDYLHESVESGKRYFRAKRIADQLGLSSKQVGARLPRLADTAEDVEIEKWGRARSTTWRVTPE, from the coding sequence ATGGGAACACTGAATGATGAAGATCAGCGCATTCTCGATTACCTCCACGAGAGTGTCGAGTCGGGTAAGCGATATTTCCGCGCCAAGCGTATTGCTGATCAGCTCGGCTTGTCTTCTAAACAGGTCGGTGCGCGCCTGCCACGGCTCGCTGATACCGCTGAGGACGTCGAGATCGAGAAATGGGGGCGCGCACGATCGACCACATGGCGGGTTACGCCGGAGTAG
- a CDS encoding DUF7525 family protein, with protein sequence MAKTATVDTDMRTGVAMLFGVLGLIGALVMLTMGLTEQQLLAGWGFAGAMLSGTVLIVVLHVYGSSEIINP encoded by the coding sequence ATGGCGAAGACAGCGACCGTCGACACTGACATGCGTACTGGGGTGGCGATGCTGTTCGGTGTGCTCGGTCTCATCGGGGCGCTCGTGATGCTCACAATGGGTCTTACAGAGCAACAACTGCTTGCAGGCTGGGGATTTGCGGGAGCGATGCTTTCGGGTACCGTTCTCATCGTCGTCCTTCACGTGTATGGATCGTCCGAAATCATTAATCCGTAG